A DNA window from Bacillus carboniphilus contains the following coding sequences:
- a CDS encoding biotin--[acetyl-CoA-carboxylase] ligase, protein MYSNKQTLLSLFQEKQGTFLSGQAIADNLGCSRTAIWKYIDSLKKDGYEIEAVRNKGYRLVDQPNLVKEYEIQRDLHTKTLGKKVYYHDTVTSTQKIAHELAGQGAQEGTLVIADQQESGRGRMDRQWYSPKGTGVWMSLILRPKLLPTQTPQFTLLTAVAVAQSIEEVTGITPDIKWPNDLLIRGKKCTGILTELQAEADQVRYMIIGIGINVNQDASDFPEELQEIATSLKMVKKQEIPRAKLVQEILRRLEKLYDLYIQLGFEPIKLLWESYSTTIGKTINARTMNRNIVGKAIGLSHDGVLLLEDEEGVQHRIYSADIS, encoded by the coding sequence ATGTACTCCAATAAACAAACGCTTCTCTCTCTATTTCAGGAAAAACAAGGAACCTTCCTTTCTGGACAAGCTATTGCAGATAATCTAGGCTGTTCAAGAACAGCTATTTGGAAATACATAGATAGTCTAAAGAAGGATGGGTACGAAATAGAGGCAGTTCGTAATAAGGGTTATCGATTAGTCGACCAACCGAATTTAGTAAAAGAATATGAAATTCAAAGAGATCTTCACACGAAAACCTTGGGTAAAAAAGTTTACTATCATGATACGGTAACTTCCACGCAAAAAATAGCACATGAGTTGGCAGGGCAAGGTGCACAAGAGGGAACGCTTGTTATTGCGGATCAACAAGAATCAGGAAGAGGGAGAATGGATCGCCAGTGGTATTCGCCTAAAGGGACAGGCGTTTGGATGAGCCTCATATTAAGACCTAAGCTATTACCCACTCAGACACCGCAATTTACATTATTGACGGCAGTGGCGGTTGCCCAGTCAATTGAAGAGGTAACCGGCATTACACCTGACATTAAATGGCCGAATGACCTTTTAATTAGAGGGAAGAAATGTACAGGGATTTTAACTGAACTCCAGGCAGAAGCTGATCAGGTCCGCTATATGATTATCGGTATCGGAATCAATGTAAACCAAGATGCTTCAGACTTTCCAGAAGAACTTCAAGAAATAGCAACATCTTTGAAAATGGTAAAAAAACAAGAGATTCCCCGTGCCAAGCTAGTTCAGGAGATATTACGTAGACTTGAGAAGTTATATGACCTGTACATTCAGTTAGGGTTTGAACCTATCAAGTTATTATGGGAGAGCTATTCTACAACCATAGGTAAAACCATCAACGCTCGAACCATGAATCGAAATATTGTAGGGAAAGCTATTGGGCTCTCACACGACGGAGTTTTACTTTTAGAAGATGAAGAAGGGGTTCAGCATCGAATATATTCTGCTGATATTTCATAG
- the panB gene encoding 3-methyl-2-oxobutanoate hydroxymethyltransferase: MKSTTDFLKMKQNGEKIAMMTAYDYPTAKLSEAAGLDIILVGDSLGMVVLGYESTVPVTIEDMIHHTKAVKRGAPNTFIVTDMPFMTFHSSLNDTLKNAARLFQETGCHALKLEGAGEVIPKIKALTEAGVPVVAHLGLTPQTAGVLGGYKVQGKTKEAAQKLIEDAKLCEEAGAFALVLECIPHQLAEEVSKQLTIPTIGIGAGPNADGQVLVFHDLVQYGVDRTAKFVKTYENVNNTIQGSIESYIKDVKAGNFPELKHSYTMKEEELTALYGGS; the protein is encoded by the coding sequence ATGAAATCAACAACAGACTTTTTGAAAATGAAACAAAACGGTGAGAAAATTGCCATGATGACGGCCTATGATTATCCCACAGCCAAATTGTCAGAGGCTGCGGGGCTAGACATTATTCTAGTGGGAGATTCCCTTGGAATGGTTGTTTTAGGCTACGAGTCAACAGTGCCAGTCACAATCGAGGATATGATTCACCACACAAAGGCTGTGAAAAGAGGTGCGCCAAATACCTTCATTGTAACGGATATGCCTTTTATGACATTCCACTCATCTTTGAACGATACATTAAAAAATGCGGCGCGGTTATTTCAAGAAACAGGTTGTCATGCATTAAAGCTAGAAGGTGCAGGTGAGGTCATTCCTAAAATCAAAGCCTTGACAGAAGCGGGCGTTCCTGTAGTCGCACATTTAGGACTCACACCTCAAACGGCTGGTGTGCTCGGCGGATATAAGGTTCAAGGAAAGACAAAGGAAGCTGCACAAAAGCTAATAGAAGATGCCAAGCTTTGTGAAGAAGCGGGGGCATTTGCCTTGGTACTTGAATGTATACCTCATCAGTTGGCTGAAGAAGTTTCAAAACAATTAACGATTCCAACCATAGGAATTGGTGCTGGTCCAAACGCAGACGGCCAAGTATTGGTCTTCCATGATTTAGTTCAGTATGGTGTGGACAGAACGGCTAAGTTTGTAAAAACCTATGAAAATGTAAACAATACGATACAAGGAAGTATCGAATCCTATATAAAAGATGTCAAGGCTGGGAATTTTCCTGAATTAAAACATTCCTATACGATGAAGGAAGAGGAGTTAACAGCTTTATACGGAGGCTCTTAA
- the mgsA gene encoding methylglyoxal synthase — protein MNIALIAHDNKKNDLIQFVIAYQPILEKHTLFATGTTGKRIHEATSLPITRFQSGPLGGDQEIGAMVAQNNMDMIIFFRDPLTAQPHEPDVSALIRLCDVYAVPLATNMGTAEILVRSLEQGDIEWRNFVRGNKGE, from the coding sequence GTGAATATTGCCTTAATAGCACATGATAATAAAAAGAACGATCTTATTCAATTTGTCATAGCTTATCAACCAATCCTTGAAAAACATACGCTGTTTGCCACTGGAACAACCGGAAAAAGGATTCACGAGGCAACCTCATTGCCCATTACCCGGTTTCAATCTGGTCCTCTTGGTGGTGACCAAGAGATTGGGGCTATGGTTGCTCAAAATAATATGGATATGATTATCTTTTTCAGAGATCCATTAACAGCTCAACCGCATGAGCCGGATGTTTCGGCTCTTATTCGTTTATGTGATGTATATGCGGTTCCTTTAGCAACGAATATGGGAACAGCCGAAATCCTTGTGAGGTCGTTAGAACAGGGAGATATAGAATGGCGTAATTTTGTAAGAGGTAATAAAGGAGAATGA
- a CDS encoding YpmA family protein, with protein sequence MDSKIEILSTIRIEYSSDLYKIVDSLNRTLKHNDLMFGLALDKEDHSKAIFTIYRT encoded by the coding sequence ATGGATAGTAAAATTGAGATATTATCTACTATACGTATTGAATATTCTAGTGATTTGTATAAAATTGTTGATTCTCTTAATCGAACCCTCAAACATAACGATTTAATGTTCGGGTTAGCTCTAGATAAAGAAGATCATTCAAAAGCGATTTTTACGATATATCGTACATAA
- a CDS encoding exonuclease domain-containing protein has product MNRFVVVDLETTGNKAKEDDRIIQIGAVLLEDGKITNTYSTFVQPKRSIPSFISELTGITSQVVKDAPLFKDAVQPLIEMCKGASIVAHNSSFDLTFLQEEYRRNGLPIYYGNVIDTVELARFLFPSVSSYSLQNLASDLDITHSSPHRADADAEVTAKIFQKMLHKLQSLPVETLEYLTTLSFHLKSDIQLLLQHTKQQALNDNGRSDSFIVYNGVWIRPFELQNRTNIIDIDCKDKKWPEQVTTITDAWNQNKQYFYESHEAAPFFVNSLAYKVQSTYSEPLWIITNDSNKWIEFLNSKQDTKNLMIGTLKGRHYYLSLKKFALSLREQDTNYDHVLTKMQILVWLLETTTGLVDELNLSSSSKDFWIKIAADSRELTSIEDANYSYYRRALAEASIADILITNYALFLSKSLYSSDHVLKPNYCLLDEPEALIDLLPKFFGKKLTFVSFRIWLRQLETNKEKHFLAYIMQNHPNARNFDLSLKEYVEKLKESSEDFFQLAADYALLHEESVGGFSPYVTAPLQPSHTFDTLMYAGERFLHSMKDVVSFLTNNIQKATGTTLTETSAQVLSEWDLFQQDAEEMILTLQSFISNHQKDITRWVETDTRGMSHYTAIVSRPLLASNQFGDFLKERNIHSVFFSSSLTVNRSFIFSARSFGMTMKEVQGFRKVEGKRNQVLVGENVYSPKEVAELARELREKFDKIFILTSSFDESQLVTEAIQNTEDLVGYVLLSQSQASIGRLLKQMNRFDKAIYVGSQFSTHYTSGLEESEAFIITKLPFLSPQDLFHKLHSQKCEQEGRNSFYSFSLPYAVIRFKRLLARINFPNNKIYVLDPRIWKSEYGKTFIQSADSVEWLPFKNDSK; this is encoded by the coding sequence ATGAATCGCTTTGTCGTAGTGGATTTAGAAACAACAGGAAACAAAGCAAAAGAAGATGATAGAATTATTCAAATCGGAGCCGTTTTACTGGAGGATGGTAAAATTACAAATACCTATTCTACCTTCGTCCAACCAAAGCGATCAATTCCTTCTTTTATTAGTGAATTAACGGGCATTACCTCACAAGTGGTAAAAGATGCCCCTCTTTTTAAAGATGCCGTACAACCGCTAATTGAAATGTGTAAAGGAGCAAGTATTGTTGCTCACAATAGCTCTTTTGATTTAACCTTCTTACAGGAAGAATATAGAAGAAACGGACTTCCAATCTATTATGGAAATGTTATAGATACTGTAGAACTAGCTAGGTTTTTATTTCCAAGTGTATCTAGCTATTCACTTCAAAACCTTGCAAGTGATCTTGATATTACACATTCCTCGCCACACAGAGCTGATGCTGATGCTGAGGTTACAGCTAAAATTTTTCAAAAAATGTTACATAAATTACAAAGCTTGCCGGTTGAAACGTTAGAGTATCTGACTACATTGTCTTTTCATTTGAAAAGTGATATTCAACTCTTACTACAACATACAAAGCAGCAAGCACTTAATGATAATGGACGTTCGGACTCTTTTATCGTATATAATGGTGTATGGATACGTCCTTTCGAGCTGCAGAACCGCACTAACATTATAGATATTGACTGTAAAGATAAAAAATGGCCAGAACAAGTAACGACAATTACTGATGCTTGGAATCAAAATAAACAATACTTTTATGAGTCTCATGAAGCAGCTCCGTTCTTTGTTAATTCATTAGCCTACAAAGTCCAATCAACCTATTCTGAGCCACTGTGGATTATTACAAATGACTCTAATAAGTGGATCGAGTTTCTGAATAGTAAACAAGACACGAAGAATCTTATGATCGGAACCCTAAAAGGAAGGCATTATTACTTATCCCTCAAGAAGTTCGCACTATCTTTAAGAGAGCAGGATACAAACTATGATCATGTGCTAACAAAAATGCAAATTCTTGTTTGGTTATTAGAAACTACCACAGGCCTTGTAGATGAACTGAATTTATCCTCGTCTTCGAAGGACTTCTGGATTAAGATAGCAGCTGATTCTCGTGAACTAACGTCTATAGAAGATGCTAATTACTCATATTATCGGAGGGCTTTAGCTGAAGCTTCTATCGCTGATATACTCATTACAAATTATGCCTTATTCTTATCTAAGTCTCTTTACTCAAGTGATCATGTTCTAAAACCAAACTATTGCTTATTGGATGAGCCTGAAGCACTCATAGATTTATTACCAAAGTTTTTTGGGAAAAAGTTAACCTTTGTTTCGTTTCGAATTTGGCTTCGTCAGTTAGAAACGAATAAAGAAAAACATTTTCTTGCGTACATTATGCAAAATCATCCTAATGCAAGAAATTTTGATTTGAGCTTAAAAGAGTATGTAGAGAAATTAAAAGAATCAAGCGAAGATTTTTTTCAATTGGCTGCGGATTATGCTTTATTACATGAAGAGTCAGTTGGAGGCTTTTCTCCATATGTTACGGCTCCTCTTCAGCCTTCACATACCTTTGATACGTTGATGTATGCCGGCGAGAGATTTTTACATTCTATGAAGGATGTTGTATCTTTTCTAACAAACAACATCCAGAAAGCAACGGGTACTACATTGACTGAGACATCTGCACAGGTTTTGTCAGAGTGGGATCTGTTCCAACAGGATGCGGAAGAAATGATTCTGACACTGCAATCCTTTATATCAAATCATCAAAAAGATATCACTCGGTGGGTAGAAACAGATACACGTGGAATGAGCCACTATACAGCAATTGTATCAAGGCCATTACTAGCATCGAATCAATTTGGTGATTTTCTTAAGGAAAGGAATATTCACTCCGTATTCTTCTCCTCGTCTCTAACGGTGAATCGTTCCTTTATTTTTTCAGCAAGGTCATTTGGAATGACCATGAAAGAAGTTCAGGGATTCAGAAAGGTAGAGGGTAAAAGGAACCAAGTCTTAGTTGGTGAAAATGTGTATTCACCAAAAGAAGTTGCTGAACTTGCGAGGGAATTACGTGAAAAATTTGATAAAATCTTCATTTTGACAAGTTCTTTCGATGAATCTCAACTGGTAACAGAAGCCATTCAAAATACAGAAGACCTAGTAGGGTATGTACTCCTTTCTCAAAGCCAGGCAAGTATTGGCAGACTATTAAAGCAAATGAACCGGTTCGATAAGGCTATTTATGTAGGAAGTCAATTTTCAACTCACTATACTAGCGGACTGGAAGAATCAGAAGCCTTTATTATTACCAAGCTCCCGTTTCTTTCTCCACAAGATTTATTTCATAAACTTCATTCACAAAAATGTGAGCAGGAAGGAAGAAACTCATTTTATTCATTTAGTTTGCCGTACGCCGTGATTCGCTTCAAAAGATTACTGGCTCGAATTAACTTCCCGAATAACAAGATTTATGTATTAGATCCTAGAATATGGAAATCGGAATATGGGAAAACGTTTATACAGTCAGCTGACTCAGTAGAGTGGCTCCCTTTTAAAAATGATTCCAAGTAG
- a CDS encoding CCA tRNA nucleotidyltransferase — protein sequence MLPPFKAGLPILEKLNSAGYKAFFVGGAVRDYLLKRSIGDIDIATSAKPEQVKSLFPKTVDIGIEHGTVLVLLGDEGYEVTTFRKESEYKDFRRPEEVEFIHSLDEDLKRRDFTINAIAMDKTGSIYDPFDGQKDLARKVIRCVGNPSERFKEDALRMMRAIRFQSQLGFEIEKKTLDSLRVSGPLLKNIAVERVLIEWTKLLNGSFVKIGIDTLLHTEMHHYIPANHDITNGLQVVQELNINPLDDSEIWAILLYYSSLNAPNSCLKRWKMSNHKQKEILTLWSWLRIRKTKEWTLQSLYQAGLNNALKVEKIFNCLEGNELDTSHDYIKEQYTRLPIKRREELCVNGHDIMNWTELPGSPKIRELLEKIEMMVVEEKLKNEKQKIKEWLEHVLQ from the coding sequence ATGTTACCTCCATTTAAGGCGGGCTTACCAATTCTAGAAAAACTAAATAGTGCTGGTTATAAAGCCTTCTTTGTAGGTGGGGCAGTTCGTGACTATCTGTTAAAGCGATCCATTGGGGATATTGATATTGCCACTTCAGCCAAACCAGAGCAAGTAAAATCCCTCTTTCCCAAAACGGTCGATATCGGTATCGAGCATGGAACTGTTTTAGTTCTCCTGGGGGACGAAGGATATGAAGTCACAACCTTTCGTAAGGAATCCGAATATAAAGATTTTCGCCGTCCGGAAGAAGTTGAATTCATCCACTCGTTAGATGAAGATCTAAAGAGACGAGACTTTACCATCAATGCAATCGCCATGGATAAAACCGGTTCCATTTATGATCCCTTTGATGGACAAAAGGACTTAGCAAGAAAAGTGATTAGATGTGTTGGAAATCCATCTGAAAGATTTAAGGAAGATGCTTTGAGAATGATGCGTGCAATTCGATTCCAAAGTCAGCTTGGATTTGAAATAGAAAAGAAAACCTTGGATAGTTTAAGAGTATCAGGCCCACTATTAAAAAATATAGCTGTAGAGCGAGTTCTCATTGAGTGGACCAAGCTGCTTAATGGTTCCTTTGTAAAAATAGGAATTGATACCCTTTTACATACCGAAATGCATCACTATATTCCGGCTAATCATGACATAACAAACGGCTTACAAGTCGTTCAAGAACTAAACATTAACCCACTGGATGACAGCGAGATATGGGCCATACTTTTATATTATAGTTCACTTAACGCACCGAACTCCTGTCTTAAGAGATGGAAAATGTCTAATCATAAGCAAAAGGAAATTCTCACTTTATGGTCCTGGCTTCGAATTCGAAAAACTAAGGAATGGACCTTGCAATCTTTATATCAAGCTGGACTAAATAATGCTTTAAAAGTAGAAAAAATATTTAATTGTTTGGAAGGAAATGAACTTGATACCTCTCACGATTACATAAAAGAACAATATACTAGGTTGCCCATCAAGCGTAGAGAAGAACTATGTGTAAATGGTCACGATATTATGAATTGGACTGAACTTCCAGGTAGTCCCAAAATACGTGAACTGCTAGAAAAAATTGAAATGATGGTAGTAGAAGAAAAACTTAAAAATGAAAAACAAAAAATAAAGGAGTGGCTCGAACATGTACTCCAATAA
- the panC gene encoding pantoate--beta-alanine ligase, which produces MKIVRTIEDMQQQVQELKAQNLSIGFVPTMGFLHEGHMSLMEEAKKHNDIVVISIFVNPLQFGPNEDFDSYPRDFERDEKIAEQLGVDVVFYPSVDQMYPKPLSIKMTVTDRTNVLCGRSRPGHFDGVATVLTKLFHIIQPSRAYFGLKDAQQVAVVDGLINDFNFPIELVPVPTVREEDGLAKSSRNVRLTPEERKEAPNIYKTLQVAKEWIADGERDTNKLTDRLFASLETTISGSIDYLEILSYPELGNIDSVDGKIIIAIAVKYSNVRLIDNIIIDVA; this is translated from the coding sequence ATGAAAATAGTCCGAACCATTGAAGACATGCAACAACAAGTTCAGGAGTTAAAGGCACAAAATCTATCCATTGGATTTGTTCCAACTATGGGGTTTCTACACGAAGGACATATGTCACTCATGGAAGAAGCTAAAAAGCATAATGACATAGTGGTCATTAGTATTTTTGTTAATCCATTACAATTTGGTCCGAATGAAGACTTTGATTCTTATCCAAGGGATTTTGAGCGTGATGAAAAAATAGCAGAGCAACTTGGAGTGGATGTTGTTTTTTACCCGTCAGTGGATCAAATGTATCCTAAACCATTATCCATTAAAATGACCGTTACGGACCGAACGAATGTGTTATGTGGAAGATCTAGACCAGGCCATTTTGATGGAGTTGCAACTGTTTTAACAAAGTTGTTTCATATCATACAACCTAGTAGAGCCTATTTTGGTTTAAAGGATGCACAACAAGTGGCTGTTGTGGATGGTTTAATAAATGATTTTAACTTTCCAATTGAATTGGTTCCTGTTCCAACCGTTCGTGAAGAGGATGGTCTAGCCAAGAGTTCACGAAATGTACGGTTAACACCTGAAGAGAGGAAAGAAGCTCCAAACATCTATAAAACACTTCAAGTGGCAAAAGAATGGATTGCGGATGGCGAAAGAGATACTAACAAATTGACTGATCGTTTATTTGCATCCCTAGAAACTACCATTAGCGGTTCTATTGACTATCTTGAAATTTTATCATACCCTGAGTTAGGCAATATTGATTCAGTAGATGGTAAAATTATTATTGCCATCGCGGTAAAATATTCAAATGTACGTTTAATAGATAATATTATTATAGATGTAGCATAG
- a CDS encoding ATP-dependent DNA helicase: MLFFQKCASLFFLTSLVLNSAVITSNVESIDVNLRDQEIAFTFFSLSNGEATLLQHPNGENILINTGSNSSEKELDHWLKLYGVKNISTILVTKDDPGFVGNLQHVINQYKARQVIVSNRLYEQLKGNPSFPKDVAIQWWDEGTKLELNPEVDLEVLYNGMGPNEGMDFVITFISHKFLFMSSFGSNSEENLLKKDLKDVNIVKMADYGGPQSMTKRLAKHLDPQVAILFNLDTITPSEYIFELLEEMWIDVYLTKEHGTITIKCTDETYEIIHIDPKGKQ; this comes from the coding sequence GTGCTATTTTTTCAAAAATGTGCATCACTTTTTTTTCTAACATCGCTGGTCTTGAACAGTGCGGTTATTACTTCAAATGTGGAAAGTATCGATGTTAACCTGCGGGATCAAGAAATAGCTTTTACTTTCTTTTCACTTTCAAATGGTGAAGCTACGCTACTACAGCATCCTAATGGTGAAAATATTTTGATTAACACGGGAAGCAACAGTAGTGAAAAGGAATTAGACCATTGGTTAAAGCTATATGGTGTTAAAAACATTTCGACTATCCTAGTTACAAAGGATGATCCAGGGTTTGTTGGGAACCTTCAGCACGTAATCAATCAATACAAGGCTCGACAAGTTATCGTTTCGAATCGTTTATATGAGCAATTAAAAGGGAATCCGTCTTTTCCTAAAGATGTCGCAATTCAATGGTGGGATGAAGGAACGAAATTGGAGCTTAATCCTGAAGTGGACCTAGAAGTTTTATATAATGGGATGGGGCCAAATGAAGGAATGGATTTTGTTATCACTTTTATAAGTCATAAGTTTCTTTTTATGAGTTCATTTGGTTCTAATAGTGAAGAAAATTTATTAAAAAAAGATCTAAAAGATGTCAATATTGTTAAAATGGCTGACTACGGTGGACCTCAGTCGATGACCAAAAGATTAGCAAAACATCTCGACCCCCAGGTGGCCATTTTATTTAATTTAGATACAATTACACCAAGTGAATACATATTTGAACTATTAGAAGAAATGTGGATTGATGTGTACTTAACAAAGGAACATGGCACGATCACCATTAAATGTACAGATGAAACATATGAAATCATTCATATAGATCCAAAGGGAAAACAATAG
- the panD gene encoding aspartate 1-decarboxylase: MFRVMMNGKIHRARVTEADLNYVGSITIDEDILDAVGMLQNEKVQVVNNNNGARFETYIIPGERGSGVICVNGAAARLVQRGDVVIIISYGLVPEDKLKEHSPKIAIMNEQNEIKELIAKEPARTVL, translated from the coding sequence ATGTTTAGAGTGATGATGAATGGGAAGATTCACCGTGCTCGTGTGACAGAGGCTGATTTAAATTACGTTGGTAGTATTACGATAGATGAAGATATTTTGGATGCAGTAGGTATGCTTCAAAACGAGAAAGTACAAGTAGTTAACAATAATAATGGTGCACGATTTGAAACCTATATTATCCCGGGAGAAAGAGGCAGTGGGGTTATATGTGTCAATGGTGCCGCAGCAAGACTCGTTCAAAGGGGAGACGTTGTCATCATTATAAGCTACGGACTAGTTCCTGAAGATAAGTTAAAGGAACACTCTCCAAAAATTGCAATTATGAATGAACAAAATGAAATTAAAGAACTGATTGCAAAAGAACCTGCTAGAACGGTACTTTAA
- the bshB1 gene encoding bacillithiol biosynthesis deacetylase BshB1, whose product MAVNQDPLDILAIGAHADDVEIGMAGTLAKFTSTGYKAAICDLTLANLSSNGTVENRKIEADAAANILDISERINLGIHDRGIRLEEEQIGKVVSVIRRFRPKLLFIPYEVDRHPDHGWCTKLVEEAAFSSGIRRYQDPNGLPPHKVHAIYYYFINGFHKPSFCVDITDTMDKKIKSLLAYESQFSRQGVDSVQTPLTNGYIESVEARERMMGKEVGVTFAEGFISKTPLLLGTNGMGL is encoded by the coding sequence ATGGCTGTGAATCAAGACCCCTTGGATATACTAGCAATTGGTGCCCATGCAGATGATGTAGAAATAGGTATGGCTGGGACGTTAGCGAAATTTACAAGTACCGGATATAAAGCTGCAATCTGTGATTTAACGCTAGCTAATTTATCTTCAAACGGTACAGTTGAAAATAGAAAAATAGAGGCAGATGCTGCTGCCAATATTTTAGACATTTCAGAGAGAATTAATTTGGGTATACATGACAGAGGAATTCGGTTAGAAGAAGAACAAATCGGAAAAGTGGTTAGTGTCATAAGACGTTTTCGCCCCAAGCTTCTCTTTATTCCATATGAAGTCGATCGTCATCCAGACCATGGATGGTGTACAAAATTAGTGGAAGAAGCTGCATTCTCCAGTGGAATAAGAAGATATCAGGATCCGAATGGCTTGCCACCACACAAAGTACATGCCATTTATTATTATTTTATCAATGGTTTTCATAAGCCAAGCTTTTGTGTGGACATTACGGATACGATGGATAAAAAAATAAAAAGCCTACTCGCCTATGAAAGTCAGTTTTCAAGGCAGGGAGTAGACAGTGTTCAAACCCCATTGACAAATGGCTATATTGAATCGGTAGAAGCACGAGAAAGAATGATGGGAAAAGAAGTAGGGGTTACCTTTGCAGAAGGGTTTATTTCTAAAACTCCCTTGCTTTTAGGAACGAATGGAATGGGACTGTAG
- the bshA gene encoding N-acetyl-alpha-D-glucosaminyl L-malate synthase BshA, with amino-acid sequence MKLKIGITCYPTVGGSGVIATELGKLLAEKGHEIHFITSSIPFRLRKVYSNIYYHQVEVNHYPVFQYPPYDIALANKMAEVTKRENLDILHVHYAIPHAVCAILSKQMSKSDVKIVTTLHGTDITVLGYDSSLSGAIRFGIEDSDCVTAVSSALIQQTNDLIHPDKEIHTVYNFIDERVFEKKELPNLKKELNIEDDEKVIIHVSNFRKVKRVQDVVDSFYHIQKEMKAKLLLIGDGPEMNNIISQVHHLGLKSKVLTLGKQENLEELYSISDLMLLLSEKESFGLVALEAMACGVPCIGTNVGGIPEVIEHGQTGYLAELGDIQDISHKAIHLLNNVQMHQQFSKASMERVHRHFRSDIIVQQYEDIYKSLLSEKGR; translated from the coding sequence ATGAAATTGAAAATAGGCATCACGTGTTACCCAACTGTTGGTGGTTCAGGTGTCATTGCAACTGAGCTAGGAAAATTACTGGCTGAAAAAGGCCATGAAATCCATTTTATTACGTCAAGTATTCCTTTTCGATTAAGGAAAGTGTATTCAAATATATATTATCATCAAGTCGAAGTAAATCATTATCCAGTTTTTCAATATCCACCCTATGATATTGCCCTTGCAAACAAAATGGCGGAGGTAACAAAACGAGAAAATCTGGATATATTACATGTTCACTATGCCATACCACATGCTGTTTGTGCTATATTGTCTAAGCAGATGAGTAAGTCTGATGTAAAGATTGTGACAACGTTACATGGAACAGATATAACTGTACTAGGGTATGATTCTTCATTATCTGGAGCGATCCGATTTGGTATTGAGGATTCTGATTGTGTAACCGCTGTTTCATCAGCACTTATACAGCAAACGAATGACCTAATCCATCCTGATAAAGAGATTCATACCGTTTATAATTTTATTGATGAACGAGTATTTGAGAAAAAGGAGTTACCTAATCTAAAAAAGGAACTAAATATCGAGGATGATGAAAAGGTCATTATTCATGTCTCTAATTTTCGTAAAGTTAAACGGGTACAAGATGTAGTTGATTCTTTCTATCATATTCAAAAGGAAATGAAGGCCAAACTATTGTTAATTGGTGATGGACCAGAAATGAATAACATTATCAGTCAAGTCCATCATCTTGGTTTGAAATCCAAAGTTTTGACTTTAGGGAAACAAGAGAATTTAGAGGAACTCTATTCAATCAGTGATTTAATGCTATTATTATCTGAAAAAGAAAGCTTTGGTTTAGTTGCACTTGAAGCAATGGCTTGTGGAGTTCCATGTATCGGAACGAATGTTGGGGGAATTCCTGAAGTCATTGAACACGGTCAAACAGGATATCTAGCAGAGTTAGGTGATATACAGGACATTAGTCATAAGGCTATTCATCTCTTAAACAATGTTCAAATGCACCAACAATTTTCGAAAGCATCTATGGAAAGGGTCCATAGACATTTCCGATCAGATATTATTGTTCAACAATATGAGGATATATATAAATCGCTACTTAGCGAAAAAGGAAGATGA